A segment of the Odoribacter splanchnicus DSM 20712 genome:
TAAGCTTGAGCATCGTAGTCTTTCCGCTTCCGGAGCTACCGATGACAGTCAGAAATTCACCTTTGCGGATCTTCAGATCGAATGCTTTCAGAATCACCTGATCCCCGTAAGCTTTCGTCACTTGTTCGAAACGTATGATATCATTCATGCTATCTCAATAATCCTTTCTTTTTCAGAAAATCGGCAGCGACGGTTTGTTCCGGTCGGCCGGCAATATCGACCTCGTAGTTCAGTTCGGCCATTTCGGCGTTCGTCAATATTCCTTTCATTTTTTCCAGCGTTTGTTCTAATTCGGGATGTGCCTTTAAAGTCTCTTCACGGATGACGGTGGTACAATAGTAGGAAGGAAAAAAGTTTTTATCGTCTTTCAATACAGTGAGGTTGGCTCCATTCAGTTGCCCGTCTGTGGTAAAGATATTCATTACGTCGACTTTCCCCGATTTAATGGCTTCGTATTTTAATCCGATATCCATATCGCGGGTCTTTTTGAATTTCAGGTCGTAATACTGACAGAGGGCTTCGTAGCCTTCGTGAATTTCGAAAAAATCGTATTCCGCTCCGAAAATAAATTGGTCGGGATAGCGCGCTAAGTCGGAGAACCGGGTCAGGTCGTATTTCTTAGCCAAAGGTTCGCCGACCGCCAGACTGTAGGTGTTGTCGAATCCATACGGACTCAGCCATTTTAAATGGAATTTTTGTTCGTATTCTTTTTTCAAAGTCTCGTATAGGGTGTCCGGAGGTAGTAAACTGTCTTTTTTCAATACCACGAGCCAACCCGTCCCGGTATATTCGGGGTAGATATCGAATTCACCTTTTAACATAGCCGGATGGATATTGCTGGTACCGCCTCCTATCCCTTTGGTGATTTCTACCGCGAGACCGGTATCTTGTTCGATCAATAGTTTTAGCATTTCTCCCAGAATGAACTGTTCGGTCATCGGTTTGGTGGCGATACGGATCGTATTTTTCCTGTCTTTGCAAGCTGTTGTCAGGAGAAAAAAGGCGAGCAGGGGGAGTAGCAGTAAATCTCTTTTCATGGTCATATCAGTTTGCGTTTCTTTTTGATGTGGGTTTCGTAACAGCCTATACCCCAATCGGTGAGTAGGGCTAAAACGGCGATCAGAAGGCTGCCGGCCACGGTGAGCACCCCATTGTTGGTCGTGATGCCCCGGTAGATGGCGACGCCTAATCCTCCCGCTCCGATAAAAGCAGCAATGCCGGCAAGTGCGATAGTCATCACCACCATATTCCGAAGACCGGAGAGGATCACCGGAAAGGCAAGCGGAATCTGGATTTTATAAAGAATCTGAAACGGGGTACTTCCCATCCCGCGGGCGGCTTCGATGATCTCCCGGTCGATGCCGGTGATACCGGTATAGGTGTTGCGGACCATCGGGAGTAAAGCATAGACGGTCAGGACAAAAATGGCTGTCGTGTCTCCGATGCCTGAGAAGGGAATCAGAAAACCGAATAATGCGATGGAAGGGATGGTGTACATGAAGTTTGTCAGTCCCAAAACCAGGCTACTCGAACGACGGTAACTGCTGATCAGAATTCCCAGGCTCAAGCCGATACACAAGGCAGCGACGATGGCTATCAATGAGATTTCCAGATGTTGCAGGGTGAGCTTTAAAAAGAATTGCCACCGATCGGCGTAAAGTTGAAATAGTTCCAGAATCATAGCAGAGGCAGATTTAGAAATAATAACCGATGTTTATATTAAAACGGGCATGCCAGGAATTGCTTCCGATTCCGGGTCCGAAAGCGTCCCGGTCCGGTCCGATCCAAGCCTGGTGTTTGCCCATCGC
Coding sequences within it:
- a CDS encoding ABC transporter permease, producing the protein MILELFQLYADRWQFFLKLTLQHLEISLIAIVAALCIGLSLGILISSYRRSSSLVLGLTNFMYTIPSIALFGFLIPFSGIGDTTAIFVLTVYALLPMVRNTYTGITGIDREIIEAARGMGSTPFQILYKIQIPLAFPVILSGLRNMVVMTIALAGIAAFIGAGGLGVAIYRGITTNNGVLTVAGSLLIAVLALLTDWGIGCYETHIKKKRKLI
- a CDS encoding glycine betaine ABC transporter substrate-binding protein, translated to MKRDLLLLPLLAFFLLTTACKDRKNTIRIATKPMTEQFILGEMLKLLIEQDTGLAVEITKGIGGGTSNIHPAMLKGEFDIYPEYTGTGWLVVLKKDSLLPPDTLYETLKKEYEQKFHLKWLSPYGFDNTYSLAVGEPLAKKYDLTRFSDLARYPDQFIFGAEYDFFEIHEGYEALCQYYDLKFKKTRDMDIGLKYEAIKSGKVDVMNIFTTDGQLNGANLTVLKDDKNFFPSYYCTTVIREETLKAHPELEQTLEKMKGILTNAEMAELNYEVDIAGRPEQTVAADFLKKKGLLR